One window of Cryobacterium arcticum genomic DNA carries:
- a CDS encoding RelA/SpoT family protein, producing the protein MTETTTPSPASLRRLVPRIFSRAQPAGAVDTLLRTVRTHHPKVDLSIIERAYTAAERAHEGQKRRSGEPYITHPVAVAQILADLGIGPKTVAAALLHDTVEDTDYTLDQLRADFGDEITMLVDGVTKLDKVKYGDSTQAETVRKMIVAMSKDIRVLIIKLADRLHNARTWGFVPAESAIRKATETLEIYAPLAHRLGIQTIKWELEDLSFGVLYPKLYAEIESLVKQRTPQREEFVQYVIDAINDDLKAARIRGKVAGRPKQYYSIYQKMVVRGREFDEIYDLVGIRVLVNSVRDCYAVLGAIHARWTPLPGRFKDYIATPKFNLYQSLHTTVLGPSGRPVEIQIRTQEMHERAEYGVASHWKYKEQVNGKSSGPGPQSDTDMAWLAHISDWQAETADPNEFLDSLRYEIGAKEVYVFTPKGRVIGLPADATPVDFAYAVHTEVGHRTMGAKVNGRLVPLESSLTTGDVVEVFTSKNPDSGPSQDWLNFVKSPRARNKIRQWFTKERRDEAIEQGRDAIARAMRKQNLPLQKLMNQDSFAEVAAVMRYEDVSALYAAVGEGHVSTQSVLEKVVATLQSVEESDATDLPFTPNGRTQTLRNNDSGILVRGAPDILVKLARCCTPVPGDKIVGFITRGSGVSVHQSDCHNVQALLKEPERMIEVDWAPTSKSLFLVQIQIEALDRSGLLSDVTRVLSEHHVNILSATVNTSSDRLAISRFVFEMGDTTHLDRVLNAVRRIDAVYDVYRVSDG; encoded by the coding sequence ATGACTGAGACAACAACGCCATCGCCTGCGTCCCTGCGCCGCCTGGTCCCGCGGATCTTCTCCCGGGCTCAGCCGGCAGGTGCCGTGGACACCCTGCTTCGGACGGTGCGCACGCACCACCCGAAGGTGGACCTGTCCATCATCGAACGCGCCTACACCGCCGCCGAGCGCGCGCACGAGGGCCAGAAACGACGCAGCGGCGAGCCGTACATCACCCATCCCGTCGCCGTCGCCCAGATCCTGGCGGACCTCGGCATCGGGCCCAAGACCGTGGCCGCTGCGCTGCTGCACGACACGGTCGAGGACACCGACTACACGCTCGACCAGTTGCGCGCCGACTTCGGCGACGAGATCACCATGCTCGTCGACGGGGTCACCAAGCTCGACAAGGTCAAGTACGGCGACAGCACCCAGGCCGAGACCGTGCGCAAGATGATCGTCGCGATGTCCAAAGACATCCGGGTGCTCATCATCAAGCTGGCCGACCGGCTGCACAACGCCCGCACCTGGGGCTTCGTCCCGGCCGAGTCGGCGATCCGCAAGGCCACCGAGACCCTCGAGATCTACGCTCCGCTCGCGCACCGGCTTGGTATCCAGACCATCAAATGGGAACTTGAAGACCTGTCCTTCGGTGTGCTCTACCCCAAGCTGTACGCCGAGATCGAAAGCCTCGTCAAACAGCGCACCCCGCAGCGCGAAGAGTTCGTGCAGTACGTCATCGACGCGATCAACGACGATCTCAAGGCCGCACGCATCCGCGGCAAGGTGGCTGGCCGCCCCAAGCAGTATTACTCGATCTATCAGAAGATGGTCGTACGCGGCCGGGAATTCGACGAGATCTACGACCTCGTCGGCATTCGAGTGCTGGTCAACTCGGTACGCGACTGTTACGCCGTGCTCGGCGCCATCCATGCCCGCTGGACGCCGCTGCCCGGCCGGTTCAAGGACTATATCGCCACCCCCAAGTTCAACCTCTACCAGTCGTTGCACACGACCGTGCTCGGCCCGAGCGGTCGCCCGGTCGAGATCCAGATCCGTACGCAGGAGATGCACGAACGCGCCGAATACGGTGTGGCCTCGCACTGGAAGTATAAGGAACAGGTCAACGGCAAGAGTTCCGGACCTGGTCCGCAGAGCGACACCGACATGGCCTGGCTCGCGCACATCTCCGACTGGCAGGCCGAAACCGCCGACCCGAACGAGTTCCTCGACTCCCTGCGTTACGAGATCGGCGCCAAGGAGGTCTACGTCTTCACCCCCAAGGGGCGCGTGATCGGGCTCCCGGCCGACGCCACCCCGGTGGACTTCGCGTACGCCGTGCACACCGAGGTCGGTCACCGCACCATGGGCGCCAAGGTCAACGGCCGTCTGGTGCCCCTGGAGAGTTCGCTCACCACGGGCGATGTCGTCGAGGTGTTCACCTCGAAGAACCCCGACTCCGGCCCAAGCCAGGACTGGCTCAACTTCGTCAAGAGCCCTCGAGCGCGCAACAAGATCCGGCAATGGTTCACCAAGGAACGCCGCGACGAGGCGATCGAACAGGGCCGTGACGCCATCGCCAGGGCCATGCGCAAGCAGAACCTGCCGCTGCAGAAGCTTATGAACCAGGACTCGTTCGCCGAGGTCGCCGCGGTCATGCGCTACGAAGACGTGTCCGCTCTCTACGCCGCCGTCGGCGAGGGGCACGTCTCCACGCAGTCCGTGCTGGAGAAGGTCGTCGCCACGCTGCAGAGCGTGGAGGAGAGTGACGCGACGGACCTGCCGTTCACCCCGAACGGGCGTACGCAGACCCTACGCAACAACGACTCCGGCATCCTGGTGCGCGGTGCGCCCGACATCCTGGTCAAGCTCGCCCGCTGCTGCACCCCGGTGCCGGGCGACAAGATTGTGGGCTTCATCACGCGCGGTTCCGGGGTCTCGGTGCACCAGTCCGACTGCCACAATGTGCAGGCGCTGCTCAAGGAACCCGAGCGGATGATCGAAGTGGATTGGGCGCCCACCTCCAAGAGCCTCTTCCTGGTGCAGATCCAGATCGAGGCCCTCGACCGGTCAGGGCTGCTGTCGGATGTGACCCGGGTGCTGTCCGAGCACCACGTGAACATCCTGTCCGCCACGGTCAACACCTCCAGTGATCGGCTGGCCATCAGCCGGTTCGTCTTCGAGATGGGTGACACCACCCACCTGGACCGGGTGCTGAACGCCGTGCGGCGTATCGACGCCGTCTACGACGTGTACCGCGTCAGCGACGGCTGA